A genomic stretch from Candidatus Omnitrophota bacterium includes:
- the rsmD gene encoding 16S rRNA (guanine(966)-N(2))-methyltransferase RsmD, whose product MRIIAGKYKNKTIVTPPGLTTRPLLSRIRKSLLDILQPHLDGKKFLDLFSGTGVMALEALSRGASYALSIDADDAALKAAQTNFQKICPQENYRIIRGDVLLMIPKLAAQRKPFDVIGVTPPFGAGLVDATLKKLEESPGLMTKDAVVFAQHDVEEEIRLDWPHLEHVRTKKYGRNVFDFFMPFEEE is encoded by the coding sequence ATGCGCATTATCGCCGGGAAATATAAAAACAAAACCATTGTAACGCCGCCGGGACTTACAACGCGCCCGCTTTTGTCGCGCATACGAAAATCGCTGCTGGATATCCTTCAGCCGCATTTGGATGGAAAAAAGTTTCTCGATCTCTTCTCTGGAACTGGCGTGATGGCGCTGGAAGCGTTGAGCCGGGGCGCGTCCTACGCCCTCAGCATCGACGCGGACGATGCGGCGCTCAAGGCCGCCCAAACCAACTTCCAGAAAATCTGCCCCCAGGAAAACTATCGCATCATCCGCGGCGACGTACTGTTAATGATCCCCAAATTGGCGGCGCAACGAAAACCTTTCGATGTGATCGGAGTTACCCCGCCCTTCGGCGCAGGCCTCGTTGACGCCACACTCAAGAAACTAGAAGAATCTCCCGGCCTGATGACGAAGGACGCCGTCGTCTTCGCCCAACACGATGTGGAAGAAGAAATCCGCCTGGATTGGCCGCATCTGGAACACGTACGAACTAAGAAATACGGGCGAAACGTGTTTGATTTCTTTATGCCGTTTGAAGAGGAATAA
- a CDS encoding Rieske (2Fe-2S) protein, which produces MSFNRREFIHAGAAALAAFTASGCVCQQRKSASPSAQSPFDMPDLEPDSYAIGKKSIIVDLSKAASLHPIGGAAAIVRPEMPLQIIIVRFNRKEYFALSRLCTHGNQVLSFNPKRGVLQCNGYNHSIFGLDGAVVKGPAPTPLKVYPVMLTDGKLEIVL; this is translated from the coding sequence ATGTCTTTCAACCGCCGCGAATTCATTCATGCCGGCGCCGCCGCGCTAGCTGCTTTCACCGCCTCCGGCTGCGTTTGCCAACAGCGAAAAAGCGCCTCGCCCTCGGCGCAATCTCCCTTCGATATGCCGGATTTGGAACCGGATAGTTATGCAATCGGCAAAAAATCTATCATTGTCGACCTATCGAAAGCAGCTTCTCTGCATCCCATCGGCGGCGCAGCCGCCATCGTCAGGCCGGAAATGCCGCTCCAGATCATCATCGTTCGCTTCAACCGCAAAGAGTATTTCGCCCTGTCCCGCCTCTGCACGCATGGCAATCAGGTTCTCAGTTTCAATCCCAAACGGGGCGTTTTGCAATGCAACGGCTATAACCATTCCATCTTCGGCCTTGACGGCGCCGTCGTCAAAGGCCCCGCTCCAACGCCCCTAAAAGTCTATCCCGTTATGCTGACAGACGGCAAACTCGAAATCGTACTCTAA
- a CDS encoding formylglycine-generating enzyme family protein, producing the protein MFRNFTFLLLLPFFFASASLAPASNSKPKTWRNPKDGMIFVWIPAGSFTAEVPRAVTETVTYSKERVEIEQGFWMAKTETAVKQFRSFVRETGYVSDAEKAGNKFNWKTPGFKQRENYPVVYISFADAQHYAEWAGVDLPTETEWLYACRAGSETVYYWGDEFDDRNVWHRGNSLKGSHTVAAKQPNAWGLYDMVGNAWEYAIICDGAHIELGGSWTRCFRYKTRQGFVADNLFAGTIAPRLSPCKPPLSYPWDDDRGFRCVKRAP; encoded by the coding sequence ATGTTTAGGAATTTTACTTTTCTACTATTGCTCCCTTTTTTCTTTGCATCCGCATCTCTAGCGCCCGCATCGAATTCCAAACCGAAGACATGGCGCAATCCCAAAGACGGAATGATTTTCGTCTGGATTCCGGCGGGAAGTTTTACGGCGGAAGTTCCCCGCGCCGTTACGGAAACCGTAACCTATTCGAAGGAGCGCGTTGAGATCGAGCAAGGTTTCTGGATGGCGAAAACCGAGACCGCCGTCAAACAATTTCGCAGCTTCGTTCGCGAAACCGGCTATGTCTCCGATGCGGAAAAGGCTGGCAATAAGTTCAACTGGAAAACGCCCGGTTTCAAACAACGGGAAAACTACCCTGTTGTTTATATAAGTTTCGCGGATGCGCAGCATTACGCCGAATGGGCGGGCGTAGATTTGCCGACGGAAACGGAATGGCTCTACGCTTGCCGCGCTGGATCGGAAACGGTTTATTATTGGGGAGACGAATTCGACGACCGTAATGTCTGGCATCGCGGCAATTCGCTGAAAGGAAGCCATACCGTCGCCGCCAAACAGCCCAACGCATGGGGGCTTTACGATATGGTGGGAAACGCTTGGGAATACGCCATAATCTGCGACGGCGCTCATATCGAACTCGGCGGATCGTGGACGCGCTGCTTTCGATACAAAACCCGGCAAGGCTTCGTCGCCGACAATCTCTTCGCAGGAACCATCGCCCCCCGCCTCTCCCCCTGCAAACCGCCCCTCTCCTATCCTTGGGACGACGACAGAGGCTTCCGCTGCGTCAAAAGAGCGCCGTAA
- a CDS encoding DEAD/DEAH box helicase: MSDVEIVLEKLRSDPRFRDNITFWHTLPAQPPQYAEWPEGFSPDIRAALEKRGIEYLYTHQAKAVWRSLKGENVIVVTPTASGKTMCYNLPVLHHLVTINPEARALYLFPTKALSQDQVLELRDLGASLNRDIKIHTFDGDTPSSARRAIRNSGHIVVTNPDMLHTGILPHHTLWIRLFENLEFVVVDEVHHYRGVFGSHLANLMRRLHRICRFYGSNPRFVCCSATIANPKELAEKLFARKFTLIDENGAPRGEKHFIFYNPPVINAELGIRKSVINEASRIAASFVLDGIQTIVFGRSRLRVEILTTYLKRAMERNKKDPNRIRGYRGGYLPNERRDIEEGTRSGRYLGVVSTNALELGIDIGRLKAAVLAGYPGTIASTWQQGGRAGRSQEASVVVLVASSAPLDQFIVQHPRYFFGTNSENGLINPDNLAIMVSHLKCGVFELPFQDDERFGQEEIEGVMRYLEEERVLRRSGDKWFWSSAAYPAEEISLRSASSENFVIINTSDGNRVLGEVDLHSAPMLIHEQAIYLHQSQTFVIDKLDWDGRTAYAREVDVDYYTDAVEESDIKVLSFDLTSRIDNEKANSTACAFRYFGETAISSIAPKYKKIRFETHENVGFGQIHLPQLDKQTEAYWLELSEELARKLTEEQVDLGGGMRGLATALNNVAPVFVLCDPRDLRAVPMVRAPFSGLPTIYLYDSYPGGIGIARRIYDIDQQVFAAADELIRQCGCRHGCPSCVGPPLEVGNKGKESALAVLNYLK, from the coding sequence ATGTCCGACGTTGAAATCGTATTAGAGAAGCTGCGTTCCGATCCCCGTTTTCGGGATAACATCACGTTTTGGCATACGCTGCCTGCGCAACCGCCGCAGTACGCCGAATGGCCGGAAGGCTTTTCGCCCGATATTCGGGCGGCGTTGGAGAAACGGGGCATCGAGTATCTCTATACCCACCAGGCGAAGGCGGTATGGCGCAGTCTTAAGGGGGAGAACGTCATCGTCGTGACGCCAACCGCGTCCGGCAAGACCATGTGCTACAACCTGCCGGTGCTGCATCATCTCGTTACGATCAATCCGGAAGCGCGGGCGCTTTATCTTTTTCCTACAAAAGCCTTATCCCAAGATCAGGTTTTGGAACTGCGCGATTTGGGGGCCAGCCTCAACCGCGACATCAAAATTCACACGTTCGACGGCGACACGCCTTCCAGCGCGCGGCGGGCTATCCGCAATTCCGGCCATATCGTCGTTACCAATCCCGACATGCTGCATACGGGCATCCTGCCGCATCATACGCTTTGGATCCGGCTGTTTGAAAATTTGGAATTCGTGGTAGTGGACGAAGTGCATCACTACCGCGGCGTTTTCGGCAGCCACTTGGCCAACCTTATGCGGCGGCTGCATCGCATCTGCCGCTTCTACGGCTCCAATCCGCGCTTTGTCTGCTGCTCGGCCACCATCGCCAATCCCAAGGAACTGGCGGAAAAACTGTTCGCCCGCAAATTCACGCTCATCGACGAAAACGGCGCCCCGCGCGGAGAGAAGCATTTTATCTTTTACAATCCGCCGGTTATCAATGCGGAGTTGGGCATCCGCAAATCCGTCATCAACGAGGCCAGCCGCATCGCCGCCTCGTTCGTGCTGGACGGCATCCAAACCATCGTTTTTGGGCGCAGCCGCCTGCGGGTGGAAATTCTGACTACTTATCTCAAGCGGGCGATGGAGCGCAACAAAAAAGACCCCAACCGCATCCGAGGCTATCGCGGCGGCTACCTGCCCAACGAACGCCGCGACATCGAAGAAGGAACGCGCAGCGGACGCTATCTGGGCGTGGTTAGCACTAACGCGCTGGAGTTGGGCATCGACATCGGACGCCTGAAAGCCGCCGTGCTGGCTGGCTATCCCGGAACCATCGCTTCTACATGGCAGCAGGGCGGACGCGCTGGACGCTCGCAGGAAGCCTCGGTAGTGGTGCTGGTTGCCAGCTCGGCGCCGCTGGATCAATTCATCGTGCAGCATCCGCGCTATTTCTTCGGAACCAATTCGGAGAACGGACTCATCAATCCCGACAATCTGGCCATCATGGTCAGCCACCTCAAATGCGGCGTCTTCGAGTTGCCCTTTCAGGACGACGAACGCTTCGGGCAGGAGGAGATTGAAGGCGTGATGCGCTATCTGGAAGAGGAGCGGGTGTTGCGGCGCAGCGGCGACAAATGGTTTTGGAGCAGCGCCGCCTATCCGGCGGAAGAGATATCGTTGCGCTCGGCTTCTTCGGAAAACTTCGTCATCATCAACACGTCGGACGGCAACCGCGTTTTGGGCGAAGTAGATTTGCACAGCGCGCCGATGCTGATCCACGAACAAGCCATCTATCTGCATCAAAGCCAGACCTTCGTCATCGACAAACTGGATTGGGACGGACGCACCGCCTACGCCCGCGAGGTGGACGTGGATTATTATACCGACGCCGTGGAAGAGAGCGACATCAAAGTGCTTTCCTTCGATCTCACCAGCCGCATCGATAACGAAAAAGCCAATTCCACCGCCTGCGCCTTTCGCTACTTCGGCGAAACGGCTATTAGTTCCATCGCTCCCAAATACAAGAAAATACGCTTCGAAACCCACGAAAACGTCGGCTTCGGACAAATCCATCTTCCGCAATTGGACAAGCAGACAGAAGCCTATTGGCTGGAACTTTCGGAAGAGCTTGCGCGCAAGCTAACGGAGGAACAGGTTGACCTCGGCGGAGGAATGCGCGGACTGGCGACGGCGCTGAACAACGTGGCGCCGGTGTTCGTCCTCTGCGATCCCAGAGATTTGCGGGCGGTTCCCATGGTGCGTGCGCCGTTTTCGGGGCTGCCGACGATCTACCTCTACGACTCCTATCCCGGCGGCATCGGCATTGCCCGCCGCATCTACGACATCGACCAACAAGTCTTCGCGGCGGCGGACGAACTGATCCGCCAATGCGGCTGCCGCCACGGCTGCCCCTCCTGCGTCGGCCCGCCGTTGGAAGTGGGAAACAAAGGGAAAGAGAGCGCGCTGGCGGTTTTGAATTACTTGAAATAA
- a CDS encoding NAD(P)-dependent oxidoreductase, producing MSEEKITKVGFVGLGTMGDPMTRNLLKAGFQMFVYNRTAAKMKPLVDAGAVACTSPADVGEKSELVFTCVSDVPDVKEVVMGANGVSTRMAPGGIIVDCSTSSPQLAQEMSDALKPRGIDILDAPVSGGPEGAALGTLTIMIGGDEDVFQRARPALEAVGKTLTYIGPAGAGQLTKAVNQIVIASSLAGIAEAIVLARKSGIDAEKVIAAISKGAARSFMMEVRAPLMLKESFEKAFFALGYHAKDLRIAMDIAKNCAAKIPVCSLANDMYQKLDQEGCGKLDHSAVYLFAKEENGL from the coding sequence ATGAGCGAAGAGAAAATCACCAAAGTTGGATTCGTCGGCCTGGGCACGATGGGCGATCCTATGACGCGCAATTTGTTGAAAGCGGGCTTCCAGATGTTCGTCTACAACCGCACGGCGGCCAAAATGAAGCCGCTCGTAGACGCGGGCGCCGTCGCCTGCACCTCCCCGGCGGATGTGGGCGAGAAGAGCGAATTGGTCTTTACCTGCGTTTCCGACGTTCCCGATGTGAAGGAAGTCGTCATGGGCGCAAACGGCGTTTCCACTCGCATGGCGCCGGGGGGAATTATCGTCGATTGCAGCACCAGCTCGCCGCAGCTGGCGCAAGAGATGAGCGACGCCTTAAAGCCGCGCGGCATCGACATCCTGGACGCTCCCGTCAGCGGCGGCCCCGAAGGCGCGGCGCTAGGAACGCTTACCATCATGATCGGCGGCGACGAAGACGTTTTTCAACGCGCCCGGCCTGCGCTCGAAGCCGTAGGCAAGACATTGACCTACATTGGACCGGCGGGCGCGGGGCAACTGACGAAGGCCGTGAACCAGATCGTCATCGCCAGCTCGCTCGCTGGCATCGCCGAAGCCATCGTCCTCGCCCGCAAAAGCGGCATCGACGCCGAAAAAGTGATCGCCGCCATCTCCAAAGGCGCCGCCCGATCCTTCATGATGGAAGTGCGGGCGCCGTTAATGCTAAAAGAATCCTTCGAAAAGGCTTTCTTTGCCCTGGGCTATCACGCCAAAGACCTGCGCATCGCGATGGACATCGCCAAAAACTGCGCCGCGAAGATTCCCGTCTGTTCCTTAGCTAATGACATGTACCAAAAACTCGATCAAGAAGGATGCGGAAAGCTAGACCACTCCGCGGTGTATCTCTTCGCCAAGGAAGAGAATGGATTGTGA
- a CDS encoding ABC transporter substrate-binding protein: protein MKRIFSIFAILAIFVIGGANLYAATLVVTEETEAALRNAIANAAPGDEITFDTSLFKKLEIILSETILINKNLTITGPENASLAIYGNNHEIFRVETSGQGCYVLLQNLIVTNGVAQGEAGEKKCTGGGGGAGLGGAIYINFAILTCRNVTFENNVACGGNGGGSGAYNEVNGGKGGRGYVGGQYRDQGGKGGDVSTTQHNGNPGGSACGGGGGVGEKAGNNAAAGGNGGWGAGGGGGGGGLFSRADGGKGGEFGGDGGWGELFGSHGGGGGGAGLGGAIYVEANGGLILENCLFRNNQASGGAAGLRGKNGQGKGGAIFARPNVLCNIYNTRFESNHASDANGIGFILGVQNDTADVYGAVTANDPTPTPTHTPTFTPTFTPTSTPTPTATPTPWPSVTVTTLLDENNGPFAGEGVSLREAIQLISLGGEINFAGNILPGTCTINPSLNTFIIDREAIIKGPGSDVLTIDGNKMRVFFIKKGKLTISGIRIVNGYTQGGDGGGGSAGAGGAAGMGGAIFVNRECSLSAENMVFEYCGARGGKGGDTNYDPWYAMNLGGDRPDTPSTLIWLAGGGGGGIGGHGRNGNGSAWGNAYTPMAIHRTRGEGGIGWPLDGVQTSNSESGGEGAGGAGSRNPGWGGGNGGFGAGGGGSFIEGSGMGGFGGGGSAVLLNINNTPFSGYSMSFGKSNVGGLFGGSGYGVGGGGGAGLGGAIFVREQGTLFLDHCHFKNNFAIGGRGGAANFLQYYPTPRRSNADDGQGKGGAIFIMENANAKIGYIYFSNNLCSNGDGVGIHFDALNDSKDIWGKANALYLDAFPKTIYLNANIPLSGPLAYYGGILKQAYDLAVEDANRNQTPNTIQFAMDYFDNESSPEKAARGYREAVANPNIWSVFCDISMLTNAILTEASAEQNELPVFTTATYSGQRQFKKYAIKASPLDSYQADVLVRQIQRLQEKNIFVLADNTEYGSGILAALESHSSISIQKKFLYSPGELAVNPVKAQQAVEEFIGGAKAASIGVIAGYAEDCNAFLKVVSQNPSLLYHRWLLTDGCIFPSAINGLPSNYCQNNLIGITPGVSGYLDPEKKGIDFLFENKYNQKPSWTSAYAYDAVRICAEVIHKLAYPQRALLFDQIPFISYTGVSGGKRFDQEGELISAVYDIKRVKDNEWITIAQELVGQPVPAASISNRSAKALHALTQESAIQPVSGKSSFSGDYEILGELVAEGFRQWLYGNDPAIGHFWGEPFNENEWKARSRDMEFGWNLIAYYEDTARYKNTEGVNFCFSDGKPYHLSFDMSRSNLPDAPQSGAILDIDVFTVNHFYDSEGQENYLSQNLVTKSFLFEDWPNEGEMRLDVSFIYETPSVPADSIRTMQDNFLCWNMNLMNEARQEVVLKKVWIWAAPPDDGGLPSLDAAVREWAIY from the coding sequence ATGAAGCGCATTTTTTCTATTTTTGCCATTCTTGCTATCTTCGTTATCGGCGGCGCAAATCTCTACGCGGCGACGCTGGTCGTGACGGAGGAGACGGAAGCCGCCTTGCGCAACGCCATCGCTAACGCCGCTCCCGGCGATGAGATAACTTTCGATACATCGTTGTTCAAAAAGCTGGAAATCATACTAAGTGAGACCATCCTCATTAATAAAAATCTGACAATTACTGGACCGGAAAACGCTTCTCTGGCTATTTACGGCAACAATCATGAGATTTTTCGTGTTGAAACATCTGGGCAAGGTTGTTATGTATTGCTGCAAAATCTGATTGTAACAAATGGGGTGGCGCAAGGTGAAGCGGGAGAAAAAAAATGCACGGGCGGCGGCGGCGGCGCGGGCCTTGGAGGCGCGATCTACATCAATTTTGCCATCCTGACTTGCCGGAATGTGACTTTCGAGAACAATGTCGCTTGCGGTGGAAACGGCGGCGGCAGCGGCGCATATAACGAGGTCAACGGCGGCAAGGGCGGAAGAGGGTATGTGGGGGGACAATATCGCGATCAGGGAGGCAAGGGCGGCGATGTTTCCACCACGCAGCATAACGGCAATCCAGGCGGGAGCGCCTGCGGCGGGGGCGGCGGCGTCGGCGAAAAAGCGGGGAATAACGCCGCTGCGGGCGGCAACGGCGGCTGGGGGGCTGGCGGCGGCGGGGGCGGCGGCGGTTTATTTTCACGTGCGGATGGCGGTAAAGGCGGCGAGTTCGGCGGAGACGGCGGATGGGGCGAACTTTTCGGCAGCCACGGCGGGGGCGGCGGCGGCGCGGGTTTGGGCGGAGCGATCTACGTCGAGGCCAACGGAGGATTGATTCTGGAGAATTGTTTGTTTCGCAACAATCAAGCGAGTGGAGGAGCAGCTGGTTTGCGCGGGAAAAACGGACAAGGCAAAGGCGGCGCCATTTTCGCTCGCCCGAATGTTTTGTGTAATATCTACAATACGCGATTTGAGAGCAACCATGCTTCGGATGCAAATGGAATAGGCTTTATTCTCGGCGTACAAAACGATACTGCCGATGTCTATGGAGCCGTAACCGCCAATGATCCAACCCCAACTCCAACTCATACTCCAACGTTCACGCCGACGTTTACGCCAACATCGACTCCAACACCGACAGCCACTCCCACGCCGTGGCCCTCGGTAACGGTAACGACGCTTCTTGATGAAAACAACGGGCCGTTCGCCGGTGAAGGCGTATCCCTGCGCGAAGCCATACAATTGATTTCTCTCGGCGGAGAAATCAATTTTGCCGGAAATATCTTGCCGGGAACCTGCACGATCAATCCCTCACTCAATACATTTATCATTGATAGAGAGGCCATAATCAAAGGGCCGGGAAGCGATGTATTGACGATAGACGGGAATAAAATGCGGGTTTTCTTTATTAAAAAGGGAAAATTGACGATCAGCGGAATCCGCATCGTCAACGGATATACTCAGGGAGGAGACGGCGGCGGCGGCAGCGCGGGCGCGGGCGGCGCCGCCGGCATGGGGGGCGCGATTTTCGTCAACCGAGAGTGCTCTTTATCCGCCGAGAATATGGTATTCGAGTACTGCGGCGCAAGGGGGGGGAAAGGCGGAGATACAAACTATGATCCCTGGTATGCAATGAATCTTGGCGGGGATCGGCCCGATACTCCGAGCACGTTGATCTGGCTTGCCGGCGGGGGCGGCGGCGGAATTGGCGGTCATGGCCGCAATGGAAATGGCTCTGCATGGGGAAATGCATACACTCCAATGGCAATTCACCGTACTCGCGGCGAAGGCGGAATCGGTTGGCCTTTGGATGGCGTCCAAACCAGTAATTCGGAATCGGGGGGAGAAGGCGCTGGCGGCGCTGGTTCGCGAAATCCGGGGTGGGGAGGTGGAAACGGAGGATTCGGCGCTGGCGGCGGCGGTAGTTTTATCGAAGGCTCCGGCATGGGGGGATTTGGCGGTGGAGGCTCCGCGGTTCTGCTGAATATCAATAACACTCCTTTTTCCGGGTATAGTATGTCTTTTGGAAAATCCAATGTGGGTGGACTGTTTGGCGGCTCCGGGTATGGCGTTGGCGGCGGCGGCGGCGCCGGTTTAGGCGGCGCGATTTTTGTCCGGGAACAGGGAACGCTTTTTCTTGACCATTGTCATTTCAAAAATAATTTTGCTATAGGCGGACGGGGTGGAGCGGCGAATTTTTTGCAGTATTATCCCACTCCCCGCCGCTCGAATGCGGATGATGGGCAAGGCAAGGGCGGCGCTATCTTCATCATGGAAAATGCCAATGCGAAAATCGGATATATCTATTTTTCCAACAATCTATGCAGTAATGGAGATGGCGTGGGCATCCATTTTGACGCCTTAAATGATTCCAAGGATATTTGGGGAAAAGCCAACGCCTTATATTTGGATGCGTTTCCTAAAACCATTTATTTAAACGCCAACATCCCTCTCAGCGGTCCATTGGCTTACTATGGCGGGATATTAAAGCAGGCGTACGATCTGGCTGTGGAAGATGCGAATCGAAACCAAACTCCGAACACAATCCAATTCGCAATGGACTATTTCGATAACGAGAGTTCGCCGGAAAAAGCCGCTCGAGGATACCGCGAAGCCGTTGCCAATCCGAATATCTGGTCAGTGTTTTGCGATATTTCTATGCTGACAAACGCCATCTTGACGGAAGCCTCCGCAGAGCAGAACGAGTTGCCGGTTTTTACGACCGCGACGTATTCCGGACAGCGCCAGTTTAAAAAATATGCGATCAAAGCTTCGCCTTTGGATTCCTATCAGGCGGATGTCCTCGTTCGTCAGATTCAGCGGCTTCAAGAAAAAAATATATTCGTGTTAGCCGATAATACCGAATATGGCTCCGGAATTCTGGCGGCGTTGGAAAGCCATTCGTCGATTTCCATCCAAAAGAAATTTCTCTATTCGCCTGGCGAGTTGGCGGTGAATCCCGTTAAAGCGCAGCAAGCGGTTGAAGAATTCATCGGCGGCGCGAAAGCGGCCTCCATCGGCGTGATTGCCGGTTATGCGGAAGATTGCAATGCGTTTCTCAAGGTTGTCTCTCAGAATCCGTCCTTGCTCTACCATCGTTGGCTGCTTACCGATGGTTGCATCTTTCCTTCGGCGATTAACGGTCTTCCTTCCAATTATTGTCAAAACAACCTGATTGGAATTACGCCGGGCGTCTCGGGTTATTTGGATCCGGAGAAGAAGGGAATCGATTTTCTATTCGAAAACAAATATAACCAAAAACCGTCGTGGACTAGCGCTTACGCTTATGACGCAGTTCGTATCTGCGCCGAAGTCATTCATAAACTCGCCTATCCTCAACGCGCTTTACTGTTTGATCAGATACCCTTCATTTCCTATACCGGCGTCAGCGGCGGCAAACGTTTCGATCAGGAAGGAGAACTGATCTCCGCCGTCTATGACATTAAGCGAGTCAAGGATAACGAATGGATCACAATCGCCCAAGAACTCGTCGGACAGCCCGTTCCAGCGGCGTCCATCTCCAATCGATCGGCGAAAGCGCTGCACGCTCTCACGCAAGAAAGCGCTATACAGCCTGTTTCTGGGAAATCGTCTTTTTCCGGCGATTACGAAATACTCGGCGAACTGGTCGCGGAAGGCTTTCGTCAATGGCTCTATGGCAACGATCCCGCTATCGGCCATTTCTGGGGCGAACCATTCAATGAGAATGAGTGGAAAGCCCGATCCAGGGATATGGAATTCGGCTGGAATTTGATCGCCTACTATGAAGACACAGCCCGTTATAAAAACACGGAAGGCGTCAATTTCTGCTTTAGCGACGGCAAGCCCTATCATCTATCCTTCGATATGTCGCGCTCCAATCTGCCCGACGCTCCGCAAAGCGGCGCCATTTTGGATATCGATGTATTCACCGTGAACCATTTTTACGATTCCGAGGGACAAGAAAACTATCTCTCGCAAAACCTCGTCACGAAATCCTTTCTGTTCGAAGATTGGCCCAATGAGGGAGAAATGCGCCTTGACGTTTCTTTTATTTATGAGACGCCGAGCGTTCCTGCGGATTCGATTAGAACCATGCAGGACAATTTTCTCTGTTGGAATATGAATTTGATGAACGAGGCCCGTCAGGAAGTAGTGTTAAAGAAAGTCTGGATATGGGCGGCCCCGCCTGACGATGGAGGATTGCCTTCCCTCGACGCCGCCGTGCGGGAATGGGCGATTTATTAG
- a CDS encoding formylglycine-generating enzyme family protein, protein MKTKFQAFLFITFFLFCNAIYGTIAVVYAASGGANSIDPAPSPTPTPTPRPRETSIPAPQYLQESIRLAFSGSTAEENGIFLQGAGFGAYPQAEVSYGAIPTDHAFAGATDGKGIIINAKPGEGVMIFSPRIVSPNAAMIRCSARTDSGNAAIVIAAIGDEPNLFISYNTPNNGHYFLGRYKRLTTFCTPPSTGFQPLVQIFNPSKTETLIAYIDNLEIYSLDRNHYYHGDFLDGDESDPSIISVKSGEEEITPTPVPFSSTTLEIPGLPDGAMPMEFVMIPAGSFTMGSPADEPNRDPEDENQHPVTITKPFYMGKYEVTQAQWNAIMGTNPSYFAGSGNLPVEQVSWMDCQEFIKKLNDLRQGIYRLPTEAEWEYACRAGTASAYYFGDDSSDPSDNNYLWWNDNSRSMTHDAGTKLPNAWGLYDMAGNVWEWCSDWFANYPLDSQIDPTGPESGSFRIIRGGCWFSVLEGCRSANRFYIAPEERYPDQGFRLVRVIP, encoded by the coding sequence ATAGCATCGATCCCGCGCCTTCTCCGACCCCCACGCCAACTCCGAGGCCGAGAGAGACGTCAATTCCCGCGCCGCAATATCTGCAGGAATCCATTCGGCTCGCTTTTTCTGGTTCAACCGCCGAGGAAAATGGGATTTTTCTTCAAGGCGCGGGTTTTGGCGCCTATCCGCAGGCTGAGGTTTCCTATGGCGCAATCCCTACTGATCATGCATTCGCGGGAGCCACGGACGGGAAAGGAATTATTATTAACGCCAAGCCAGGCGAAGGCGTTATGATTTTTAGTCCGCGAATTGTCAGCCCCAATGCGGCAATGATCCGTTGTTCGGCGCGCACCGACAGCGGCAACGCCGCGATCGTGATTGCCGCGATAGGCGATGAACCCAATCTATTTATTTCGTACAACACGCCAAACAACGGACATTACTTTTTGGGACGCTACAAGCGTTTAACGACATTCTGTACGCCGCCCTCCACCGGATTTCAACCCCTTGTGCAGATTTTCAACCCCAGCAAAACAGAAACATTGATTGCGTATATCGATAATCTGGAAATTTACTCTCTCGACCGTAACCACTATTATCACGGCGATTTTCTCGACGGCGACGAATCCGATCCTTCGATAATCAGCGTGAAATCAGGCGAAGAAGAAATTACTCCTACCCCCGTTCCGTTTTCCTCCACTACTCTTGAAATTCCCGGCCTGCCTGACGGCGCAATGCCTATGGAATTCGTCATGATCCCGGCAGGATCTTTTACGATGGGCAGTCCGGCGGACGAACCGAATCGCGACCCGGAGGACGAAAATCAACATCCCGTCACGATCACAAAGCCGTTTTATATGGGTAAATACGAAGTTACGCAAGCGCAATGGAACGCCATCATGGGGACAAATCCATCGTATTTCGCCGGCAGCGGCAATCTGCCGGTCGAACAGGTTTCCTGGATGGACTGTCAGGAATTTATAAAGAAACTCAACGATCTGAGACAGGGAATTTATCGCCTGCCTACGGAAGCGGAGTGGGAATACGCCTGCCGGGCGGGAACCGCGTCGGCCTATTACTTTGGCGACGACTCCAGCGATCCCAGCGATAATAACTACCTGTGGTGGAACGATAACAGCAGATCCATGACGCACGATGCAGGAACCAAACTGCCCAACGCCTGGGGATTGTACGACATGGCCGGAAACGTCTGGGAATGGTGTTCGGATTGGTTTGCCAATTATCCGCTGGATTCGCAGATTGATCCAACGGGACCGGAATCCGGATCGTTCCGCATCATTCGCGGCGGGTGTTGGTTCAGCGTCTTGGAGGGATGCCGATCCGCCAACCGCTTCTACATTGCTCCGGAAGAGCGCTATCCCGATCAGGGCTTTCGGCTCGTGCGCGTCATTCCCTGA